In Motilibacter peucedani, the genomic stretch CGGCAGCCAGTGCAGGTGGCCGAACGCCTCCAGCGTGACGAAGCCGTGGATGCCTGCCCACGAGTGCAGCATCGCCTGCATCGCCTGCGGCGGCAGCGAGGCGCTCTTCGCCGGCTGGCAGAGCACCTCGGCGAGCGGCCCGGTCACCGGCGGCCCGAGCGGGCGGACGTCGAGGCCGGCGGCCAGGGCGTTGGCGGCCGTGGCGGCCATGCACCCGAAGGCCCGGTCGGCGGCCTCGGAGTGCGGGCCCTGCTCGGGGGCGTCGTAGCCCGGGACGGGCACGCCGAACACCAGCGCGTAGCGGGTCGGGTCCTCGCGCCCCCACGACCGGTAGGAGCGGCACACCGCCAGGAAGGCGGTCGTCGGGTCGGCGGAGCC encodes the following:
- a CDS encoding TetR/AcrR family transcriptional regulator, which translates into the protein MSTRREITRAATVAEIKATALRLMREQGSSDVRFADIAREMSMTAPALYRYFSGRDELLTALLEDAFTSLAEALEKALADEGSADPTTAFLAVCRSYRSWGREDPTRYALVFGVPVPGYDAPEQGPHSEAADRAFGCMAATAANALAAGLDVRPLGPPVTGPLAEVLCQPAKSASLPPQAMQAMLHSWAGIHGFVTLEAFGHLHWLPAEASDDLYEGLIRGMATYIGLPAGDPDRPAG